From a single Sediminibacterium sp. KACHI17 genomic region:
- a CDS encoding SCO family protein: protein MSKKLIGYLLFFAVLVAAFYYFLFRGTDNWKVKLPQLSYVKPFMFRNQDGVPFTEKDMLGKVSVVEYFFTTCKGICPKMHVGMKGIYEAYKDNPDFMIVAHTCDPETDSVPRLKFYADSMQINTKKWVLLTGRKDSLYQMARNSYLLDDPKNNFEKIEDQFIHTQFFALVDKSGKVRAQIYDGLKADELEKLKKDIGILLKEKATGNFVNGIFTNNPQ, encoded by the coding sequence ATGAGTAAGAAGTTAATAGGTTATCTGTTGTTTTTTGCGGTTTTGGTCGCCGCCTTTTATTATTTCCTGTTTCGAGGAACTGATAACTGGAAGGTGAAATTACCGCAGTTAAGTTATGTGAAGCCTTTTATGTTCCGCAATCAGGATGGGGTACCCTTTACTGAGAAAGACATGTTGGGCAAAGTATCGGTGGTAGAATATTTCTTTACTACCTGCAAAGGGATATGTCCAAAAATGCATGTGGGTATGAAAGGGATCTATGAAGCGTATAAGGATAATCCAGACTTTATGATCGTAGCGCATACCTGTGATCCTGAAACGGATTCTGTTCCAAGGTTGAAATTCTACGCAGACTCGATGCAAATCAACACTAAGAAATGGGTGCTACTGACAGGAAGAAAAGACAGCCTATATCAAATGGCCAGAAACTCCTATTTATTAGATGATCCTAAGAATAATTTTGAGAAGATCGAAGATCAATTCATTCACACGCAATTTTTTGCATTGGTTGATAAATCAGGTAAAGTTCGTGCACAGATCTATGATGGCCTGAAAGCGGATGAATTGGAAAAGCTCAAAAAGGATATTGGTATTTTATTGAAGGAGAAAGCGACCGGTAATTTTGTGAACGGTATTTTTACAAACAATCCACAGTAA
- a CDS encoding MerC domain-containing protein: MNFKINWDAFGIATSVACAIHCALLPLFISSLPLFGYNIIDNNWFEYAMIALAFGVGTYSLYHGRKKHHHSWIPMIFFTVGILLLLSKVIWHKWELWLLIPSVACIITAHYLNYRMCRVHNHAHSDDCNH; the protein is encoded by the coding sequence ATGAATTTTAAGATCAATTGGGATGCTTTTGGAATTGCCACATCGGTAGCCTGTGCTATACATTGTGCATTATTGCCTTTGTTCATCAGCAGCCTCCCGCTTTTTGGTTATAATATCATTGATAACAACTGGTTTGAATATGCAATGATCGCTCTAGCGTTTGGGGTGGGCACTTATTCTTTATATCATGGTAGAAAGAAACACCACCACAGCTGGATTCCAATGATCTTTTTCACAGTAGGAATACTTCTCTTGCTCAGCAAAGTGATCTGGCATAAATGGGAGCTATGGTTATTAATTCCCTCCGTTGCCTGCATCATTACCGCACACTATCTCAATTATCGCATGTGTAGGGTTCACAATCATGCGCATAGTGATGACTGTAATCACTGA